From the genome of Gemmatimonas phototrophica, one region includes:
- the bchF gene encoding 2-vinyl bacteriochlorophyllide hydratase, producing the protein MTAVPPQKTVAIDAAAHVRASAPAVRTGLYTPEERKRRDATKWTLVQGLLAPVQFLVMAISVALVLRYLKTGQGLEAAHISIVVKTFVLYTIMVTGAIWEKVVFGQYLFHESFFWEDVVSFFVIGQHTAYLVGLYLKWDPRFLMWMALVAYAAYTVNAIQFILKLRAARLQEAAEKAARAAATEQMS; encoded by the coding sequence ATGACTGCTGTGCCCCCCCAAAAGACGGTTGCGATCGACGCAGCCGCCCATGTCCGTGCGTCGGCTCCCGCTGTACGTACGGGCCTCTATACGCCCGAAGAACGGAAGCGTCGCGACGCCACCAAGTGGACGCTGGTGCAAGGACTTCTTGCGCCGGTGCAGTTCCTGGTCATGGCGATCTCGGTGGCGCTAGTTCTGCGTTACCTCAAGACCGGACAGGGTCTTGAGGCCGCCCACATTTCCATCGTCGTCAAGACGTTTGTGCTTTACACCATCATGGTGACCGGCGCGATCTGGGAAAAAGTGGTGTTCGGACAGTACCTCTTCCACGAGTCGTTCTTCTGGGAAGACGTCGTGAGCTTCTTCGTGATCGGGCAGCACACGGCCTATCTCGTCGGGCTCTACCTCAAATGGGACCCGCGCTTCCTTATGTGGATGGCGCTGGTGGCCTATGCGGCCTACACCGTGAACGCCATCCAATTCATTCTCAAGCTTCGGGCGGCACGTCTGCAGGAAGCGGCTGAAAAGGCGGCCCGTGCGGCCGCCACGGAGCAGATGTCGTGA